Proteins from a genomic interval of Gluconacetobacter diazotrophicus PA1 5:
- a CDS encoding Nit6803 family nitrilase, giving the protein MSRIVRAAAVQISPVLGDDGMGTARKVCRTIREAAEKGVKLAVFPETFVPYYPYFSFIKPAFRFGAEHLALYERAVSVPGPITDMVAEAARETGMVVVLGVNERDHGTLYNAQVIFDATGEIVLKRRKITPTYHERMVWGQGDGSGLTVVDSAAGRIGALACWEHYNPLARYALMAQHEEIHCAQFPGSLVGQVFADQMEVTIRHHALESGCFVVNATGWLDDEQVRQVAGDPALEGPLRGGCFTAIVSPEGRLLGTPVTDGEGMVIADLDFALITKRKRMMDSVGHYARPELLSLLLDRRPARTVHYVDDAACEGGAP; this is encoded by the coding sequence ATGTCACGTATCGTTCGCGCCGCCGCCGTCCAGATCAGCCCCGTGCTGGGGGATGACGGCATGGGAACCGCCCGGAAAGTCTGCCGGACCATCCGCGAGGCCGCCGAAAAGGGCGTGAAGCTGGCGGTGTTTCCCGAAACCTTCGTGCCGTACTACCCCTATTTCTCGTTCATCAAGCCGGCGTTCCGCTTCGGTGCGGAGCATCTGGCGCTGTATGAACGGGCGGTGAGCGTTCCCGGCCCCATCACCGACATGGTGGCCGAGGCCGCGCGCGAGACCGGCATGGTCGTCGTGCTGGGGGTGAACGAGCGCGACCACGGCACGCTGTACAACGCGCAGGTCATCTTCGACGCCACGGGCGAGATCGTGCTCAAGCGCCGGAAAATCACCCCGACCTATCACGAGCGGATGGTGTGGGGGCAGGGCGACGGGTCGGGGCTGACGGTGGTGGACAGCGCCGCCGGGCGCATCGGGGCGCTGGCGTGCTGGGAGCATTACAATCCGCTGGCCCGCTATGCCCTGATGGCGCAGCACGAGGAGATCCATTGCGCCCAGTTCCCGGGCTCGCTGGTCGGGCAGGTCTTCGCGGACCAGATGGAGGTCACGATCCGCCATCACGCGCTGGAATCGGGCTGTTTCGTGGTCAACGCGACGGGCTGGCTGGACGACGAACAGGTCCGGCAGGTCGCGGGCGACCCGGCGCTGGAGGGGCCGCTGCGGGGCGGGTGCTTCACCGCCATCGTCTCGCCCGAGGGGCGGCTGCTGGGCACGCCGGTCACGGACGGCGAGGGCATGGTCATTGCCGACCTGGATTTCGCGCTGATCACCAAGCGCAAGCGGATGATGGATTCGGTCGGCCATTACGCGCGCCCCGAACTGCTGAGCCTGCTGCTGGACCGGCGTCCGGCCCGCACCGTCCATTATGTGGACGACGCGGCGTGCGAAGGAGGTGCGCCATGA
- a CDS encoding sll0787 family AIR synthase-like protein, translated as MTGPLAALLRDLRDGGALSAKRDIAATVAALGGAALGYDGGDAIRLGDDCAAIPDGDGYLLLAGEGFQDGFVGAMPWFAGYCGVMVNVSDIAAMGGRPVAVVDALWSEGAEAAAPILRGLRDGARTYGVPVVGGHTSMGSLHNSLSVAILGRARRLLTSFDARPGEAVIAAIDLRGRWHDPHPFWDASSALCGTASAARLRADLDLLPAIAEEGLSRAAKDISMAGLLGTALMLAECSGIGMTVTLDDVPRPEGAPLERWLRAFPSYGFLLTARPGDADAILARFRGRGIAAAVIGCCDGTRRLDVVSGGDRETFWDLAQAPLMGCGP; from the coding sequence ATGACGGGCCCGCTGGCCGCCCTGCTGCGGGACCTGCGCGACGGTGGTGCACTGTCGGCCAAGCGGGACATCGCCGCCACGGTTGCGGCGCTGGGGGGTGCGGCGCTGGGATATGATGGCGGGGACGCCATCCGGCTGGGCGACGATTGCGCGGCCATCCCGGACGGGGACGGGTACCTGCTGTTGGCCGGCGAGGGGTTCCAGGACGGGTTCGTCGGCGCCATGCCGTGGTTCGCGGGGTATTGCGGCGTCATGGTGAATGTCAGCGACATCGCCGCGATGGGGGGGCGCCCCGTGGCCGTGGTGGATGCGCTGTGGAGCGAGGGGGCGGAGGCCGCCGCCCCCATCCTGCGGGGCCTGCGGGACGGCGCGCGCACCTATGGCGTGCCGGTCGTCGGCGGCCATACCAGCATGGGCAGCCTCCATAACTCCCTGTCGGTGGCGATCCTGGGCCGGGCGCGGCGCCTGCTGACCAGCTTCGACGCCCGGCCGGGCGAGGCCGTCATCGCGGCCATCGACCTGCGGGGGCGCTGGCACGACCCGCATCCGTTCTGGGACGCCAGTTCCGCGCTGTGCGGGACGGCCAGCGCCGCGCGGCTGCGCGCCGACCTCGACCTGCTGCCCGCCATCGCGGAGGAGGGGCTGAGCCGGGCGGCCAAGGATATCAGCATGGCGGGCCTGCTGGGGACCGCCCTGATGCTGGCCGAATGCTCCGGCATCGGGATGACGGTCACGCTGGACGATGTTCCCCGCCCCGAGGGCGCGCCCCTGGAACGCTGGTTGCGGGCCTTTCCCAGCTATGGCTTCCTGCTGACGGCGCGGCCCGGGGATGCGGACGCCATCCTGGCGCGCTTCCGGGGGCGGGGCATCGCGGCCGCCGTCATCGGATGCTGCGACGGCACGCGGCGGCTGGATGTCGTTTCGGGCGGCGACCGCGAAACGTTCTGGGACCTGGCGCAGGCGCCGCTGATGGGATGCGGGCCATGA
- a CDS encoding MSMEG_0565 family glycosyltransferase, which produces MSLSIGIVTHSTNPRGGVVHGMALAEALCDAGHDATLIAPDATGAGFFRAPRCAVRCIPVRPERDLPVQVERRIGELREALRGAPHDVLHAQDPIGANALADLVREGGLRGFARTVHHLDHFSHPGLAARQARGVTAATALFTVSTLWQGILADEYGRMAPVVGNGVDAVRFSPEPGPCDGTLRARYRLPPEGGLVLSVGGIERRKNTLMLLDAFLALRRERPDLHLVVAGGASLLDHSEYRRLFDRRVRDSGCAGAVTVTGPVADGDMPSFYRQALVLAYPSRTEGFGLCPLEALACGTPVIVPDAAPFTEHLHGPEVLWCAPDRPETLVAALRDALGARARFRAGGPATARRFDWRGVAARHMAAYRRLAALPHVTTPPGPKREYRDHA; this is translated from the coding sequence ATGAGCCTGTCGATCGGCATCGTGACCCATTCGACCAACCCGCGCGGCGGGGTGGTGCACGGCATGGCGCTGGCCGAGGCACTGTGCGACGCCGGCCACGACGCGACGCTGATCGCGCCGGATGCGACCGGGGCGGGGTTCTTCCGCGCGCCGCGCTGCGCCGTGCGCTGCATTCCGGTCCGGCCGGAGCGGGACCTGCCCGTTCAGGTCGAACGGCGGATCGGCGAACTGCGCGAGGCCCTGCGCGGGGCGCCCCATGACGTGCTGCATGCGCAGGACCCCATCGGCGCCAACGCCCTGGCGGACCTGGTGCGGGAGGGCGGGCTGCGCGGCTTTGCCCGCACGGTGCATCACCTGGATCATTTCTCCCATCCCGGGCTGGCGGCGCGGCAGGCGCGCGGCGTCACGGCGGCGACCGCCCTGTTCACCGTCAGCACGCTGTGGCAGGGCATCCTGGCCGACGAATACGGGCGCATGGCCCCGGTCGTGGGCAATGGGGTCGATGCGGTGCGGTTCTCGCCGGAACCGGGCCCGTGCGACGGCACGCTGCGCGCCCGCTATCGCCTGCCGCCGGAGGGGGGGCTGGTCCTGTCGGTGGGCGGCATCGAGCGCCGCAAGAACACGCTGATGCTGCTGGACGCCTTCCTGGCCCTGCGCCGGGAGCGGCCGGACCTGCACCTGGTCGTCGCCGGGGGCGCGTCGCTGCTGGACCATTCGGAGTATCGCCGGCTGTTCGACCGGCGGGTGCGGGACAGCGGCTGCGCCGGGGCGGTGACGGTGACCGGACCGGTGGCGGACGGGGACATGCCGTCCTTCTACCGGCAGGCGCTGGTGCTGGCCTATCCGTCCCGGACCGAGGGGTTCGGCCTGTGCCCGCTGGAGGCCCTGGCCTGCGGCACGCCGGTCATCGTGCCGGATGCCGCGCCCTTTACCGAACATCTGCACGGGCCCGAGGTGCTGTGGTGCGCGCCGGACCGGCCCGAAACCCTCGTCGCCGCGTTGCGGGACGCCCTCGGCGCCCGCGCGCGCTTTCGCGCCGGCGGCCCGGCGACGGCGCGGCGCTTCGACTGGCGCGGCGTCGCGGCGCGGCACATGGCCGCCTACCGGCGCCTGGCCGCCCTGCCACACGTCACCACGCCGCCTGGGCCGAAACGGGAGTATCGTGACCATGCCTGA
- a CDS encoding MSMEG_0570 family nitrogen starvation response protein, with protein MPEMIFRVRWPDGAESDCYSPSLVVRDHFTPGTDYPVADFMDRAGVALTEASERVRARYGFPCSRAAGQLRTIRQICAGFLDRPDARVRVLSLESPDGKTL; from the coding sequence ATGCCTGAAATGATCTTTCGCGTCCGCTGGCCGGATGGTGCGGAAAGCGACTGCTATTCGCCCTCGCTGGTCGTGCGCGATCACTTCACCCCCGGGACGGATTATCCGGTCGCGGATTTCATGGACAGGGCCGGTGTCGCCCTGACGGAGGCTAGCGAGCGCGTGCGGGCCCGCTACGGCTTTCCGTGCAGCCGCGCGGCGGGGCAGCTTCGCACCATCCGCCAGATCTGCGCCGGCTTCCTCGACCGGCCGGACGCGCGTGTCCGCGTCCTCTCCCTTGAATCGCCAGACGGAAAAACCCTATGA
- a CDS encoding MSMEG_0567/Sll0786 family nitrogen starvation N-acetyltransferase: MMAEGSMMLDGLDPRPFVPMEYVVRLARTPWEVTGHHALRRDVFCVEQGIFAQDDRDGIDASAIPIVAACCVAGMPDRIVGAVRIHEAEPGLWRGSRLAVHADHRRLGRIGAELIRMAVCTAHGLGASRFLAQVQEQNVPFFRRLYWKSLGEITLHGLAHHDMEADLSRYPATGREQTWLLRPQPRNSQPRTRQAA, from the coding sequence ATGATGGCGGAGGGAAGCATGATGCTGGACGGGCTGGACCCGCGTCCGTTCGTGCCCATGGAATATGTCGTGCGCCTGGCGCGCACGCCGTGGGAGGTCACGGGCCATCATGCGCTGCGGCGGGATGTCTTCTGCGTGGAACAGGGGATCTTCGCACAGGACGACCGGGATGGGATCGACGCGTCGGCCATTCCCATCGTCGCCGCGTGCTGCGTGGCGGGCATGCCGGACCGCATCGTGGGCGCCGTGCGCATTCACGAGGCCGAGCCCGGGCTGTGGCGCGGGTCGCGGCTGGCCGTCCATGCCGACCACCGCAGGCTGGGGCGGATCGGGGCGGAACTGATCCGCATGGCCGTGTGTACCGCCCACGGGCTGGGCGCGAGCCGCTTCCTGGCGCAGGTGCAGGAACAGAACGTGCCGTTCTTCCGCCGCCTGTACTGGAAAAGTCTGGGCGAGATCACGCTGCATGGCCTGGCGCACCATGACATGGAGGCCGACCTGTCGCGCTATCCGGCCACCGGGCGCGAGCAGACATGGCTGCTGCGCCCGCAGCCCCGGAATTCACAGCCCCGTACCCGGCAGGCGGCGTGA
- a CDS encoding MSMEG_0568 family radical SAM protein: protein MTVPASGTLAGRQLVTDLQSFGLQVDGQVGGIARKGGAGPSDHRTVTIAGQTVMVPVYTAGARRSPFQAGPPGADGSHVLVRDGRPVGTIRFPAPPRFYGLTTADGVPYWKIALLHGRDTLATTVHQTCIRYADRRTSCQFCAIGQSLEAGRTIAYKTPQQLAEVAKAAVDLDQVRDMVLTTGTPNIVDRGAAVLAESARAIKAAVDLPLQVQCEPPRDHDWFQRLRDVGADTLGMHLEAATQRVRERIMPGKATVSVDRYMDAFASAVPVFGRGQVNTYILAGLGDTAEEILALAGRLIALGVYPFVVPFVPISGTPLEDHAPPSAEFMASLFTPLGKMLRTAGMTSSDIRAGCGRCGACSSLSAYEAAA, encoded by the coding sequence ATGACCGTTCCGGCATCCGGCACGCTGGCGGGGCGCCAGCTTGTCACCGACCTGCAATCCTTCGGCCTGCAGGTCGACGGGCAGGTCGGCGGGATTGCCCGCAAGGGCGGGGCCGGTCCGTCGGACCACAGGACGGTCACCATCGCGGGCCAGACCGTGATGGTCCCGGTCTATACGGCGGGTGCGCGGCGGTCGCCGTTCCAGGCCGGGCCGCCGGGCGCCGACGGGTCCCACGTGCTGGTGCGGGACGGCCGGCCGGTCGGAACCATCCGCTTTCCCGCGCCGCCGCGTTTCTACGGCCTGACGACGGCGGACGGCGTGCCCTACTGGAAGATCGCGCTGCTGCATGGGCGCGACACGCTGGCCACCACCGTGCACCAGACCTGCATCCGCTATGCCGACCGGCGCACGTCCTGCCAGTTCTGCGCCATCGGCCAGTCGCTGGAGGCGGGCCGTACGATCGCCTACAAGACGCCGCAGCAGCTTGCCGAGGTCGCGAAGGCGGCGGTGGACCTGGACCAGGTCCGCGACATGGTCCTGACCACGGGAACGCCGAATATCGTCGATCGCGGCGCCGCTGTGCTGGCGGAGTCGGCCCGCGCCATCAAGGCGGCGGTCGACCTGCCGCTTCAGGTCCAGTGCGAGCCGCCGCGCGACCATGACTGGTTCCAGCGCTTGCGCGATGTGGGGGCCGATACCCTGGGCATGCATCTGGAAGCCGCGACGCAGCGCGTGCGCGAGCGGATCATGCCCGGCAAGGCCACCGTCAGCGTCGATCGCTACATGGACGCCTTCGCCAGCGCGGTTCCCGTCTTCGGGCGGGGGCAGGTCAACACCTATATCCTGGCCGGGCTGGGCGATACCGCCGAGGAGATCCTGGCGCTGGCCGGGCGGCTGATCGCGCTGGGCGTCTATCCCTTCGTGGTGCCGTTCGTACCTATTTCGGGCACCCCGCTGGAAGACCATGCGCCGCCTTCGGCGGAGTTCATGGCGTCGCTCTTCACGCCGCTGGGCAAGATGCTGCGCACGGCGGGGATGACATCCAGCGACATCCGCGCCGGGTGCGGGCGGTGCGGGGCGTGTTCCTCGCTCTCGGCCTACGAGGCTGCGGCATGA
- a CDS encoding MSMEG_0569 family flavin-dependent oxidoreductase translates to MTQSEKTIPVIIIGGGQAGLSLSWYLCREQVGHVVFEARTACHSWDDERWDNFCLVTPNWQCALPGHPYAGTDPHGFMVKDEIIAYVKGFTDSFTPPLREHTRVTSVTRHEGGGYRVVAGGEAWHARHVVIASGAYHDAVIPGYAGAIDSSIMQVHSQAYRSAAQLPEGAVLVVGSGQSGAQIVEDLHLEGRKVHLCVGSAPRVSRFYRGRDVVDWLADMKFYDLTVDDHPLRDGARDKTNHYVTGRHGGHDLDLRLFAKQGVGLHGTLRTIRDEVALFQPDLKDNLDDADRTNADIKASIDAYIAREGISAPVEAPYVPVWEPDGENAPLDLKAAGITSIVWCIGFRPDYRWIDVPVFNGANKPVWNRGVTGQAGFYFLGLPWLHTWGSGRFSGISRDAAWLAGQITGKDIPVA, encoded by the coding sequence ATGACACAGAGCGAAAAGACCATTCCCGTCATCATCATCGGCGGCGGGCAGGCCGGCCTGTCGCTGAGCTGGTACCTCTGCCGCGAACAGGTCGGGCATGTGGTGTTCGAGGCCCGGACGGCCTGCCATTCCTGGGATGACGAGCGCTGGGACAATTTCTGCCTGGTGACGCCGAACTGGCAGTGCGCGCTGCCCGGCCATCCCTATGCCGGGACCGACCCGCACGGCTTCATGGTGAAGGACGAGATCATCGCGTACGTGAAGGGTTTCACGGATTCCTTCACCCCGCCCCTGCGCGAGCATACTCGCGTGACCTCCGTCACGCGGCATGAGGGCGGGGGGTATCGCGTCGTCGCCGGGGGCGAGGCGTGGCATGCGCGGCATGTCGTCATCGCGTCGGGGGCGTATCATGACGCGGTGATTCCCGGTTACGCCGGCGCCATCGATTCGTCGATCATGCAGGTACATTCGCAGGCTTACCGGAGCGCCGCGCAGCTTCCCGAGGGGGCGGTCCTGGTCGTGGGCAGTGGCCAGTCGGGGGCGCAGATCGTCGAGGACCTGCATCTGGAAGGCCGCAAGGTGCATCTGTGCGTGGGGTCCGCGCCCCGGGTCTCGCGCTTCTATCGCGGCCGCGATGTCGTGGACTGGCTGGCGGACATGAAATTCTATGACCTGACGGTGGACGATCATCCGCTGCGCGACGGCGCGCGCGACAAGACCAACCATTACGTCACCGGCCGCCATGGGGGGCACGACCTGGACCTGCGCCTGTTCGCGAAGCAGGGCGTCGGCCTGCACGGCACGCTGCGGACGATCCGCGACGAGGTGGCGCTGTTCCAGCCGGACCTGAAGGACAATCTGGACGATGCGGACCGGACCAATGCCGACATCAAGGCGTCCATCGACGCCTATATCGCGCGCGAGGGGATCAGTGCCCCCGTGGAAGCGCCTTACGTGCCGGTGTGGGAACCGGACGGAGAGAACGCGCCGCTGGACCTGAAGGCGGCCGGCATCACGTCCATCGTCTGGTGCATCGGATTCCGTCCCGATTATCGCTGGATCGACGTTCCCGTCTTCAACGGCGCCAACAAGCCGGTGTGGAACCGGGGCGTGACCGGGCAGGCCGGATTCTATTTCCTCGGCCTGCCGTGGCTGCACACCTGGGGGTCCGGGCGGTTCTCGGGCATCTCGCGCGATGCGGCGTGGCTGGCCGGGCAGATCACCGGCAAAGACATTCCCGTCGCCTGA